GCGGCCTCCGGGGCGGTGTGCGCGCGGTCGCGACGGCGACACGCGCGGTGCTAGAAATAGGTCATGAGGGGCAAGAGTGGACGTCTCGGACGGCCCGCGCGCCGGGAGAGGTTCCTCGGGGTGCGCAGCGCCGCCGGACAGGTGCTCTTCCTCCAGATCGTGGTGGCCGTGGTGCTCATCGCCGCCGCGGTCGTCGCCCTCGCCTTCCAGGCGCGGTACGACGGCGAGCGCGACGCGCGTCACCGCTCCCTCGCCTCGGCCGAGTCCTTCGCGGACGCCCCCGGGACCCTCGCGGCACTGCGCCCCCCCGATCCGGCCACCCTCCAGCGCCACGCCGAGGCCGCGCGGAAGGGGTCGGGCGTGGACTTCGTGGCGGTGATGGCGCCGGACGGCACCCGCCTGGCCGACAGCGACCCCTCGCTCGTGGGGACCCGCGCGGAGGACGTGGAGCGGGCGGCGTCGGGCACGCCGTTCACCGAGATCTTCCAGGGCGACCCCGACGAAGCGGCGCGGGCCGTCGTCCCCGTCGCGGACGCCGACGGGACGGTGGTGGGCCTGGTCTCCGCCGGCGTCAGCATCGACAGCGTGGGTGACGCCGTCGACCGGCAGCTGCCGGTGTTCCTGGGCGCGGGTGGGGCCGCCCTCGCGCTCGCGACGGTCAGCTCGGCGCTGGTCAGCAGGCGGCTGCGGCGGCAGACGCACGGCCTGGGCCCGGCGGAGATGACGCGGATGTACGAGCACCACGACGCCGTGCTCCACGCCGTCCGCGAGGGAGTGCTCATCGTCGGGGAGGACGGGCGGCTGACCCTCGCCAACGACGAGGCGCGCCGGCTGCTCGCCCTGCCGCCGGACGCCGAGGGCCGCCGCGTCACCGACCTGGGCCTGGCCGGCGACACGGCGGGGCTGCTCACCTCCGGGCGCACGGTGACCGACGAGGTCCATCTGACCGGCGACCGGCTGCTCGCGGTCAACACCCGCCGTACCCGTCCGTACGGCGGGCCGTCCGGCACCGTCGTGACGCTGCGGGACACGACGGAGCTGCGCGCCGTGACCGGCGTGGCGGAGGTCGCGCGGGAGCGGCTGACGCTGCTGTACGAGGCGGGGGTGCGGATCGGCACGACCCTGGACGTCGTCCGCACGGCCGAGGAGCTGACGGAGGTGGCGGTCCCGCGGTTCGCGGACTTCGTGACGGTGGAACTGCTGGACCCGGTGCTGCGCGGCGAGGAGCCGACCGGGGCGCACTCGGTGATGCGCCGGGCCGCGGTCAGCGGCGTGCGGACGGACCACCCGCTCCAGCCGGCCGGTGACCTGATCCGCTTCGACGTGCCGACGACCCCGATGGCGGCGGCCCTGGACAGCGGCCGGGCGGTGCTGGAGGCGGACCTGACGGTGGCGCACGGCTGGCGCGCACAGGACCCGGCCGGGGCCGACGTGGCGGTGGCGTACGGGATCCGCTCGCTGGTGACCGTGCCGCTCCAGGCACGGGGTGTCGTCGTGGGCATGGCCAACTTCTGGCGCGTGACGCACTCGGGGCGGTTCGAGGAGGAGGACCTCGCCTTCGCGGAGGAGCTGGCGGCGCGGGCGGCGGTGGCGATCGACAACGCCCGCCGGTTCACCCGGGAGCACGCCATGGCGGTGACGCTCCAGCGCAGCCTGCTGCCGCGGGTGCTGCCGGAGCAGGACGCGCTGGAGATCGCCTACCGGTACCTGCCGGCGCAGGCGGGGGTGGGCGGCGACTGGTTCGACGTGATCCCGCTGCCGGGCGCGCGGGTGGCGCTGGTCGTCGGCGACGTGGTCGGGCACGGGCTGCACGCCGCCGCGACGATGGGCCGGCTGCGCACGGCGGTGCACAACTTCTCCACGCTCGACCTGCCGCCGGACGAGCTGCTGGGCCACCTCGACGAGCTCGTGTCGCGGATCGACGAGGAGGAGACAGGCGACGGCGCGGCCGGGATCTCCGGCGCGACCTGCCTGTACGCCATCTACGACCCGGTGGCGGGGCGCTGTTCGATGGCGTCCGCGGGGCACTTCGCGCCGGCGGTGGCGCTGCCCGAGGGGTCGGTGGAGCTGCCCGAGGTGCCGGTGTTCCCGCCGCTGGGGCTCGGGGGCGGACCGTTCGAGACGTACGAGGTGCGACTGCCGGAGGGCAGCAGTCTGGTGCTGTACACGGACGGGCTGATCGAACACCGGGAACGGGACCTCGACACGGGGCTGCGGCTGCTGCGCGAGACGCTGGCCGACGGCCCGGGGCGGACGCCGGAGGAGACGTGCCGGGCGGTGTTCGGGGCTCTGCTGCCGCCCAGCCGCGACGACGACGTGGCCCTCCTGGTCGCCCGCACCCGGTTGCTGCCGGAGGACCGCGTGGCCGACTGGGACGTGCCGAGGGACCCGTCGGCCGTGGCACCCGTGCGGGCCGCGTGCGTACGGCAGTTGGAGCGCTGGGGGCTGGAGGAGATCGGCTTCAGCACCGAGCTGATGCTGAGCGAGCTGATCACCAATGCCATCCGGTACGGCTCCGATCCGATCCACGTGCGCATGCTGCGCGACCGGAGCCTGATCTGCGAGGTGTCGGACGGCAGCAGCACCTCGCCGCACCTGCGGAGGGCCGCCACCACGGACGAGGGCGGGCGGGGCCTGTACCTGGTCTCGCGGTTCGCCGGCCGGTGGGGGACGCGGTACACGCCGAGCGGCAAGGTCATGTGGACCGAGCAGTCACTGACGGGCGGCGCGCCGCCACCGGACGCGTCCGCCCTCTTCGACGACGCCGCGTGGTGAGGGCGGCCCGCGCGCCGGCCCCGGGCGGGGCGCCCGGTGCCGGTCACAGGTGGCGGCGGACGCGGGACGCCTGCCGCTCGTACGCCGCGCGGGCCGTGACGGCCGCCTCCCGCGTGGCCACCTCGGCGACCGGCACGTCCCACCAGGCGGCCGCGCCCGGGGCGGCCGGCCCCGTCTCACCCGTCTCGACGTACACGCAGGTGGGCCGGTCGGAGGCGCGGGCCGCGGTCAGCGCGGCCCTCAGCTCGCCGACGGTGGCCGCCCGCAGGACGTCCATGCCGAGGCTCGCGGCGTTGGCGGCCAGGTCGACGGGGAGCGGGTCGCCCGTGTACGAGCCGTCGGCGGCCCGGTAGCGGTAGGCGGTGGCGAAGCGCTCGCCGCCGGTCCGCTCGGAGAGGCCGCCGATGGAGGCGTAGCCGTGGTTCTGGACGAGGACGACGTTGATCGGCAGGCCCTCCTGCACGGCGGTCACCAGCTCGGTGGGCATCATCAGGTAGGTGCCGTCGCCGACGAGCGCCCACACCGGCGTGCCGGGCGCCGCGAGCTGTACGCCGATGGCGCCCGGGATCTCGTAGCCCATGCAGGAGTAGCCGTACTCCAGGTGGTACTGGCGCGGGGAGCGGGCGCGCCACAGCTTGTGCAGGTCGCCGGGGAGGGAGCCGGCGGCGTTGACGACGACGTCCTCGTCGCCGACGACCGAGTCGAGGACGCCGAGCACCTGGCTCTGCGTCGGGACGGCCCCGTCGTCGTCCGCGCGGAACGCGGCGGTCACGGCGCCCTCCCAGCGCTCGCGGCCCGCGCGGTACTCGGCCTCGTACGCCGCGTCGACGCGGTACCCGGCCAGGGCCGCGGTGAGCGCCTCCAGCCCGGAGCGGGCGTCGGCGACGAGGGTGCGGGCCGCCATCTTGTGCGCGTCGGCGGGGTTGACGTCGAGGTTGACGAACCGGACGTCCGGGTGGGCGAAGAGGGTGCCGGACGCGGTGGTGAAGTCGGTGTGGCGGGTGCCGACGCCGAGGACGAGGTCGGCGGTGCGGGCGATGTCGTCGGCGGCGGCCGTGCCGGTGTGGCCGACGCCGCCGAGGTCGGCGGGGTGGTCGTGGCGGAGGGACCCCTTGCCGGCCTGGGTGGAGGCGACGGGGATGCCGGTCGCGTCGACGAGCGCCCGGAGGGCGTCCTCCGCCTCGCTGTGGTGGACGCCGCCGCCCGCGACGACGAGCGGGCGCCGGGCGGCCCGCACCGCGCGGACCGCGGCGTCGAGCTCGGCCGGGTCGGGGGCGGGGCGGCGCATGGGCCAGACACGTTCGGCGAAGAACTCCTCCGGCCAGTCGTACGCCTCGGCCTGCACGTCCTGCGGCAGGGCGAGCGTCACCGCACCGGTCGCGGCGGGGTCGGCGAGGACGCGCATGGCGCGCAGCGCCGAGGGCACCAGCGCCTCCGGCCGGGTGACACGGTCGAAGGAGCGGGAGACGGGACGGAGGGTGTCGTTGACGGAGACGTCGGCGTGCACCGGGTGCTCCAGCTGCTGGAGGAGCGGCTCGGCGGTGCGGGTGGCGAAGGCGTCGCCGGGCAGCAGCAGGACGGGGAGGCGGTTGATCGTGGCGAGGGCGGCGCCGGTGACGAGGTTGGTGGCGCCGGGGCCGATGGACGTGGTGACCGCCTGGGCGGAGAGCCGGTTGCACTGCCGGGCGTAGCCGACCGCGGCGTGCACCATGGCCTGCTCGTTGCGGCCCTGGTGGAACGGCATGGCCGCCCCGCCCGCCTCCAGCAGCGCCTGGCCGATCCCGGCGACGTTGCCGTGCCCGAGGATGCCCCAGGTGCCGGCGACCAGCCGGCGCCGCACCCCGTCGCGTTCGGTGTACTGGGCCGTCAGGAAGCGCACCAGCGCCTGGGCGACGGTCAGGCGGCGGGTCGACGGGCTCATCGGCACCTCACGGGCTCGGCGGGGCGTACAGGGGCAGGCGGGGGTCGACCGGCTGGTCGCGCCAGGTGGCGCGGACCCAGGCGTGGTCGGGGTGGTCGCTGATCAGCCAGGCCCGTTCGGCGCCCGGCCCGGCCATGACGTTGAGGTAGTACATGTCGTGCCCGGGGGCGGCGACGGACGGGCCGTGCCAGCCGTCGGGGACGAGGACGGTGTCGCCGTCGCGGACCTCCACGAGGAGGTCGGTGCCGCGCCCGTGCCCCGACGGGGAGACGCGGTGGTAGCCCAGGCCGGGGGCGCCGTGCCGGCCCGGGGCGACCTCGAAGTAGTAGATCTCCTCCAGGACGGACTCCTCGCCGGGGCGGTCCTCGTCGTGCTTGTGCGGCGGGTGGGAGGACCAGTTGCCGCCGGGGGTGAGCACCTCGACGGCGATGAGCCGGTCGCAGTCGAACACGTCGGCCGCGGCGAAGTTGTTGACCTGGCGGCTGCACGTGCCGGTGCCGCGCAGTTCGACGGGGACGCCGGTCGCGGGGCCGTGGCGGGCGGGCAGGCGCCGCTCGCAGCGGGCGCCGGCGAGGGCGAACCGGCCGCCGCCGCGCGAGGTCAGCTCCACGCGCGCGTCCCGGGGGGCGTAGGCGAAGTCGGTGACGGCGGTGAAGACGTCGGCCCGG
This portion of the Streptomyces changanensis genome encodes:
- a CDS encoding SpoIIE family protein phosphatase/ATP-binding protein, with product MRGKSGRLGRPARRERFLGVRSAAGQVLFLQIVVAVVLIAAAVVALAFQARYDGERDARHRSLASAESFADAPGTLAALRPPDPATLQRHAEAARKGSGVDFVAVMAPDGTRLADSDPSLVGTRAEDVERAASGTPFTEIFQGDPDEAARAVVPVADADGTVVGLVSAGVSIDSVGDAVDRQLPVFLGAGGAALALATVSSALVSRRLRRQTHGLGPAEMTRMYEHHDAVLHAVREGVLIVGEDGRLTLANDEARRLLALPPDAEGRRVTDLGLAGDTAGLLTSGRTVTDEVHLTGDRLLAVNTRRTRPYGGPSGTVVTLRDTTELRAVTGVAEVARERLTLLYEAGVRIGTTLDVVRTAEELTEVAVPRFADFVTVELLDPVLRGEEPTGAHSVMRRAAVSGVRTDHPLQPAGDLIRFDVPTTPMAAALDSGRAVLEADLTVAHGWRAQDPAGADVAVAYGIRSLVTVPLQARGVVVGMANFWRVTHSGRFEEEDLAFAEELAARAAVAIDNARRFTREHAMAVTLQRSLLPRVLPEQDALEIAYRYLPAQAGVGGDWFDVIPLPGARVALVVGDVVGHGLHAAATMGRLRTAVHNFSTLDLPPDELLGHLDELVSRIDEEETGDGAAGISGATCLYAIYDPVAGRCSMASAGHFAPAVALPEGSVELPEVPVFPPLGLGGGPFETYEVRLPEGSSLVLYTDGLIEHRERDLDTGLRLLRETLADGPGRTPEETCRAVFGALLPPSRDDDVALLVARTRLLPEDRVADWDVPRDPSAVAPVRAACVRQLERWGLEEIGFSTELMLSELITNAIRYGSDPIHVRMLRDRSLICEVSDGSSTSPHLRRAATTDEGGRGLYLVSRFAGRWGTRYTPSGKVMWTEQSLTGGAPPPDASALFDDAAW
- the iolD gene encoding 3D-(3,5/4)-trihydroxycyclohexane-1,2-dione acylhydrolase (decyclizing); amino-acid sequence: MSPSTRRLTVAQALVRFLTAQYTERDGVRRRLVAGTWGILGHGNVAGIGQALLEAGGAAMPFHQGRNEQAMVHAAVGYARQCNRLSAQAVTTSIGPGATNLVTGAALATINRLPVLLLPGDAFATRTAEPLLQQLEHPVHADVSVNDTLRPVSRSFDRVTRPEALVPSALRAMRVLADPAATGAVTLALPQDVQAEAYDWPEEFFAERVWPMRRPAPDPAELDAAVRAVRAARRPLVVAGGGVHHSEAEDALRALVDATGIPVASTQAGKGSLRHDHPADLGGVGHTGTAAADDIARTADLVLGVGTRHTDFTTASGTLFAHPDVRFVNLDVNPADAHKMAARTLVADARSGLEALTAALAGYRVDAAYEAEYRAGRERWEGAVTAAFRADDDGAVPTQSQVLGVLDSVVGDEDVVVNAAGSLPGDLHKLWRARSPRQYHLEYGYSCMGYEIPGAIGVQLAAPGTPVWALVGDGTYLMMPTELVTAVQEGLPINVVLVQNHGYASIGGLSERTGGERFATAYRYRAADGSYTGDPLPVDLAANAASLGMDVLRAATVGELRAALTAARASDRPTCVYVETGETGPAAPGAAAWWDVPVAEVATREAAVTARAAYERQASRVRRHL
- the iolB gene encoding 5-deoxy-glucuronate isomerase, yielding MTASDHLPAGAAAHGPYAVEVTPESAGWGHCSLRVLALPPGGRHAFDAGGSEWIVLPLAGACTVEVDGLTLPLAGRADVFTAVTDFAYAPRDARVELTSRGGGRFALAGARCERRLPARHGPATGVPVELRGTGTCSRQVNNFAAADVFDCDRLIAVEVLTPGGNWSSHPPHKHDEDRPGEESVLEEIYYFEVAPGRHGAPGLGYHRVSPSGHGRGTDLLVEVRDGDTVLVPDGWHGPSVAAPGHDMYYLNVMAGPGAERAWLISDHPDHAWVRATWRDQPVDPRLPLYAPPSP